CCTTGGTGGAGATGACTTCGACAACGTGATCATCGATTGGATGCTCGAGGAGTTCAAGAAAGAAAATGGCATTGATCTTTCCAAAGACAAAATGGCTCTTCAAAGAATTAAAGATGCAGCAGAGAAAGCTAAGATTGAGCTTTCTGGAACACACCAAACAGAAATCAATCAACCGTTCATCACTATGGATGCAAGTGGACCTAAACACTTAGCACTGACACTCTCTCGCTCTAAATTTGAAAACTTAGCGTCAAACTTGGTTGAAAGATGCATTCAGCCTTGCATAGATGCTTTGAAAGACTCTGGCATTTCTAAAGAAGCGGTCGATGATGTCCTTCTAGTCGGAGGAATGAGCCGGATGCCTGCAGTGCAAACAAAGGTTAAGGAAATCTTCGGAAGAGAGCCTCATAAAGGGGTCAACCCTGACGAGGTTGTTGCAACAGGTGCGGCAATTCAAGGTGGAGTCCTTGCTGGTGATGTGAAAGACGTCCTCCTTCTTGATGTTATTCCTCTGACGCTTGGAATTGAAACACTCGGAGGAGTTTTGACTCCCCTTGTTGAAAGAAACACCACGATTCCCACCCAAAAGAAACAGGTCTTCTCAACAGCGATGGATAATCAACCTGCTGTGACGATTGTAGTTCTTCAGGGAGAGCGAAAAATGGCCAAAGACAACAAGGAAATCGGACGGTTTGACCTGACCGAAATTCCTCCTGCAGCACGTGGAACCCCACAAATTGAAGTCGCCTTTGACATTGATGCTGACGGAATTCTTCATGTCTCTGCAAAAGATCTTGGCTCTGGTAAAGAACAAAAGATCAAGATCGAAGCGAAATCAGGGCTCGATGAGTCTGAAATCGAGCGTATGGTGAAAGATGCAGAAGAACATGCTGAAGAAGACAAGCAGAAAAAAGAAGAAGTTGAAACCCGCAACAAAGGGGATAGCCTTGTCTTCCAAGCTGAAAAATCTCTTGCCGATTACAAAGATAAGCTCCCCGAACATCTCACAAAAGAGATTCAAACGCGGATCGATGCTTTGAAAAAGGCCCTTGAGGGAACCGATACAGGCGCTATTTCCACTGCAACTGAAGAGCTCAACACCTATATCCAGAAAATTGGTGAAGAGCTTCAAAAGCAAGGCGCCGCCCAGCCTGGAGCGGAAGGCGGAGCCCCTCCTCCTCCAGAGGGAGCGCAGCAACAGGAAGCCCCGAAAGACAAAGAACCTGAGATAGAAGAGGCTGAAGTCGAGATCCTCGATGATGACGACAAATAAATCTTAGGATTTGTCCTTAAAAGGCTCGCCCAAAAGGCGGGCCCTTTTTTTGCAAAGCATCCAGACCTAAAAATGTGAGATAATAAGTAGAGGTAGCGTGGTTTTTTAAAAAACATCCCCGCTTCAACATCTTGCTCGATATACTCCCGAACGCGTTCCGCAGAAATGCCCCAGCACCTCGCAATCTCTTCGTCCGAAAAGGTCACCTTGTACCCTTCTTGAAACATCTTATGCAGTAAAAATTGAGTATTTGACACAGTGTATAGCTAAAATATTTCGTTTTAGTTATAATTTTTTGAATGACATATTCGCTAGATTTTAGAAAAAAAGTTCTATCGATCCGAAGCAAAGAAAAATTAAGCTTTGCCCAAGTAGCAAGACGCTTTGGAGTAAGTGTAAATAGTGTGTTTCTCTGGTCTAAAATGGCAAAATGAAAAACCACTCCGCTGATATGCATATGGAGCATGCATTTTAATTGAGGCTCATCGATTTGATGAGGTTGATGGCATCGGGATGGTGTAGCTCGCTCATTAAGCTTTCTGAAAACTCGGTAACTCTATTTTCATGGAGGCCGAGCTTTTCTTTTGCCTGAAGAACTTTTAAAACATGAGGATCTAACACCTCCTGAGGAACCTGCATTAAAGCTTCAACCACACACGGAACCAGCTCGGTTAAGATGACATGCACATCATCATAACGATGCGCGCCATAAAGGAGAAGATCGTGCCCTGCAAGGAGCGCTTTGACAGCGATTTCTCCGGTAGAATAATGCTCACTGAGCGCTTTCATATTCAGAGCATCAGTCACGACAAGTCCTTGAAAGCCCCATTCTTTTTGTAGAAGGTCCGTAACGATGGGGATAGAAAGTGTTGCGAGAGACTCGGGATCAAGTGCAGGAAGCATAAGGTGCCCTGTCATGATCGCATCTACGCCTGAATCAATGGCTTTTTTAAAGGGAACAAACTCGATTTTTTCTAAATGATCACGAGAATGGGGAATCCGCGGAAGCCCTTTATGGGAATCAACGTCGGTGTCGCCATGTCCAGGAAAATGTTTTGCACAGGTCAAAACACCGCCTTTATGCATCCCTTTGATCATGGAAATGCTGCAAGAGGCAACAGCTTCGGGATCTGCACCGAATGAGCGCACTCCGATGATAGGATTGTCGGAATTATTGTTGACATCGACAACAGGAGCAAAATTTAGATGAATCCCTACTTGATGACATTGCTTTCCAATCCAGGCTCCGACTTCTTCGATTTTTTCGGGATGAAGGCCAAGGATCCCATTTTTAGGAAAAGAGAGGGTATCTTCCATCCGCATCCCTAGCCCCCACTCGGCATCACCGGTGCATAGAAGAGGGATTTTTGCCTCACTTTGAAGGGTATTGAGGAAAGGAATTTGTTGAAGCGGGTGCCCCTGTTTCACTAAAATTCCCCCAATGTGGTAGCTCTGAAGTGTTTTACGAAGGGTCTCGCTTTCATAGCGAGGACAGGCTGGAACAACGATCAATTGACCAATTTTTTCTTGAATTGAAAGCTCAGACAGAGTCTTTTCTGCCCATCCTCCGTAGAGAGAGGCGAAAAAAAATGCGAACAAAATAAAAACTTTATACATAATAAATCCCTATATCAGGTATACTGCTTGGCAAATCGAGCCTAAAAATACCAAACATTAAGGAAAAATATCAAATGGAAGCACTTACCCCTCTTCCACAGATTGTTGCCAAACGCCAGGATATTGCCCAGGTTAAACCCGGAGCCGTTAAAGAAGGAGTTTTTGACATTTTTAATTATCTTGGGAGCTTTTTCTTTGCCCAAGAGCCGAAACAACTCTACAACAAGGCAACCCATCTTCATACCGCTGCAACAGTCGAAACATTTGTTCAATACATCGGAAATCTACAAGTTGAACTTAATGAAGCTTCTGCTCTTACCCCCGATCGCGTTGAAGTGCGCACAGACTGCATGCGTAGACTCAGCGCAATGGGTGTCATGGAAGATCATGCTAGAGAGTGGATGAAAGAACATAGTACATATGAATTCGAAGCTGTAACGCTAACCTTTCAACAGGTGAAGGCCCTACGTAAAAGGGTTATGGATGCCGTCCCAAATGTCGGCGGGTATACCGTCCCTGATGCTCCCCCTTTAGATCCCTCATCGAGCATTTCCAAAGTCTCTCCAGGAATAACGAATGGAGGGAACAACTGCTACCTAATCTCCCTTCTGCAAGGAATCATTGGAGATCCTATTACTAGGCAATGGATTATCGAGGCTGAATTTCTTTACGATTCTCCCCTGCTTGAAGACTCCGAAAGAAAGATTCGCAATTTTGTTCGAGTATTGAAGGAATGCACCTTCGAGTTTGAAGAAGCCCAAAGACTTGGAAGAAAAGATCCTCTGCCATTTATTATAAAACTACGTACTGCCCTTGACCCCATTGTGACATCGATAAATCTATCAAGAGGAGGGCAAGAAGATCCTTCTGAGATTCTTGTCGCCCTCCTCTCTTACCTAAACCCTGAAGGGAATCCTTTGTTCAACGTCGTCACCGAAAAACTGGTGTTTGACGTGAAACAAGAAGCAGGTGAAAAACTCAATGATGGAGCT
The window above is part of the Candidatus Neptunochlamydia sp. REUL1 genome. Proteins encoded here:
- the dnaK gene encoding molecular chaperone DnaK, with amino-acid sequence MAKKRKVIGIDLGTTNSCVAVMEGGSAKVIANAEGTRTTPSIVSYKDEERLVGVPAKRQAVTNPEKTLYSTKRFIGRKFTEVESEIKTVPYKVVASSNGDAIFEVDGENLTPEEVGAQVLKKMKETAEEYLGETVDEAVITVPAYFNDSQRQSTKDAGKIAGLDVKRIIPEPTAAALSYGLDKEGGDKKIAVFDLGGGTFDISILEIGDGVFEVLATNGDTHLGGDDFDNVIIDWMLEEFKKENGIDLSKDKMALQRIKDAAEKAKIELSGTHQTEINQPFITMDASGPKHLALTLSRSKFENLASNLVERCIQPCIDALKDSGISKEAVDDVLLVGGMSRMPAVQTKVKEIFGREPHKGVNPDEVVATGAAIQGGVLAGDVKDVLLLDVIPLTLGIETLGGVLTPLVERNTTIPTQKKQVFSTAMDNQPAVTIVVLQGERKMAKDNKEIGRFDLTEIPPAARGTPQIEVAFDIDADGILHVSAKDLGSGKEQKIKIEAKSGLDESEIERMVKDAEEHAEEDKQKKEEVETRNKGDSLVFQAEKSLADYKDKLPEHLTKEIQTRIDALKKALEGTDTGAISTATEELNTYIQKIGEELQKQGAAQPGAEGGAPPPPEGAQQQEAPKDKEPEIEEAEVEILDDDDK
- a CDS encoding glycoside hydrolase family 3 protein — protein: MYKVFILFAFFFASLYGGWAEKTLSELSIQEKIGQLIVVPACPRYESETLRKTLQSYHIGGILVKQGHPLQQIPFLNTLQSEAKIPLLCTGDAEWGLGMRMEDTLSFPKNGILGLHPEKIEEVGAWIGKQCHQVGIHLNFAPVVDVNNNSDNPIIGVRSFGADPEAVASCSISMIKGMHKGGVLTCAKHFPGHGDTDVDSHKGLPRIPHSRDHLEKIEFVPFKKAIDSGVDAIMTGHLMLPALDPESLATLSIPIVTDLLQKEWGFQGLVVTDALNMKALSEHYSTGEIAVKALLAGHDLLLYGAHRYDDVHVILTELVPCVVEALMQVPQEVLDPHVLKVLQAKEKLGLHENRVTEFSESLMSELHHPDAINLIKSMSLN